A portion of the Pseudomonas protegens CHA0 genome contains these proteins:
- a CDS encoding D-isomer specific 2-hydroxyacid dehydrogenase family protein codes for MTRIASQLDEHFNQQLRQWLPGVEVLSLPRGLPCGLPADIEVLLAAPHADFRNAPVPPAGWPFGLRFVQLVTSGLDYFPRWLFQDLPVASARGSTAESIAEFALAAIFAAAKQLPQVWIERAEHWQQRPLASVAGSTLGLFGFGSIARELAPKAQALGMQVLALRRSAQPFEVPGVEAVADLQELFARADHLLLAVPLTEQTRGIIDADVLAAAKPGLHLINIARGALIDQPALLQALDTGRIALASLDVADPEPLPEGHPFYRHPGIRLSPHTSANSPRVYLNIARLLGRNLQRWGDGLPLENPVEIQRGY; via the coding sequence GTGACGCGCATCGCCAGCCAGCTCGACGAGCACTTCAACCAGCAGTTGCGCCAGTGGCTGCCGGGGGTGGAAGTATTGAGCCTGCCTCGGGGCCTGCCGTGTGGCTTGCCCGCCGATATCGAAGTGCTGCTGGCCGCGCCCCACGCCGATTTTCGCAACGCGCCAGTGCCGCCGGCGGGCTGGCCGTTTGGCCTGCGCTTCGTGCAACTGGTGACTTCGGGCCTGGATTATTTTCCTCGCTGGCTGTTCCAGGACCTGCCGGTGGCCAGTGCCCGAGGCAGCACCGCCGAAAGCATTGCCGAGTTTGCCCTGGCGGCGATCTTCGCCGCCGCCAAGCAACTGCCCCAGGTGTGGATCGAGCGCGCCGAGCACTGGCAGCAACGGCCGCTGGCCTCGGTGGCCGGCAGCACCCTGGGGCTGTTCGGCTTTGGCAGCATCGCCCGGGAGCTGGCGCCCAAGGCCCAGGCCCTGGGCATGCAGGTACTGGCCCTGCGGCGTTCGGCGCAGCCGTTCGAGGTGCCCGGGGTGGAGGCGGTGGCCGACCTGCAGGAGCTGTTTGCCCGCGCCGATCACCTGCTGCTGGCGGTGCCGTTGACCGAGCAGACCCGGGGCATCATTGATGCCGATGTACTGGCAGCGGCCAAGCCAGGGTTGCACCTGATCAATATCGCTCGCGGTGCGCTGATCGATCAGCCGGCGCTGTTGCAGGCCCTGGACACCGGGCGCATCGCCCTGGCCAGCCTGGACGTGGCCGACCCCGAGCCGTTGCCCGAGGGGCATCCTTTCTATCGCCACCCGGGTATTCGCCTGTCGCCCCACACCTCGGCCAATTCGCCCCGGGTCTACCTGAATATCGCGCGCCTGCTGGGACGCAATCTCCAGCGCTGGGGCGATGGTTTACCCCTGGAAAACCCGGTGGAGATCCAGCGTGGCTACTAA
- a CDS encoding ABC transporter ATP-binding protein produces the protein MTLSLPQQGRLRAAVECRRITRRFAGQAVLDGLDLDIAPGEFVALLGSSGSGKTTLLRTLAGLEPIDQGQLQVPSAMAAVFQEPRLMPWKRVWRNVALGVRGAGARERAEAALEEVGLAHRLNAWPGTLSGGEAQRVALARALVREPHLLLLDEPFAALDALTRIRMHQLIIRLWRVHTPAVLLVTHDVDEALLLADRVLVLANGQIAEQLPIRLPRPRQASTPGFQALRARLLQLLGVETEAEPAVDISLPLSRTASR, from the coding sequence ATGACTTTGTCATTGCCCCAGCAGGGCCGCCTGCGCGCTGCCGTCGAATGCCGCCGGATCACCCGGCGTTTTGCCGGGCAGGCGGTGCTCGATGGCCTGGATCTGGACATCGCTCCCGGGGAGTTCGTGGCCCTCCTGGGCAGCAGCGGTTCGGGCAAGACCACCTTGCTGCGAACCCTGGCCGGGCTGGAACCCATCGACCAGGGCCAGTTGCAGGTGCCTTCGGCCATGGCCGCAGTGTTCCAGGAGCCACGGTTGATGCCCTGGAAGCGCGTGTGGCGCAACGTTGCCCTGGGCGTGCGTGGGGCCGGGGCCCGGGAGCGGGCCGAGGCAGCGCTGGAGGAGGTCGGGCTGGCCCACCGGCTCAATGCCTGGCCAGGCACCTTGTCCGGCGGCGAGGCCCAGCGAGTGGCATTGGCCCGGGCCCTGGTACGCGAGCCGCACCTGTTGCTGCTGGATGAGCCCTTCGCCGCTCTGGACGCCCTGACCCGGATCCGCATGCACCAACTGATCATCCGCCTGTGGCGGGTGCACACCCCGGCGGTGCTGCTGGTGACCCACGATGTCGACGAGGCGCTGCTGCTGGCCGATCGGGTGCTGGTGCTGGCCAACGGGCAAATCGCCGAGCAATTGCCAATCCGCCTGCCGCGTCCGCGTCAGGCCTCCACCCCTGGGTTCCAGGCACTGCGCGCGCGGTTGCTGCAACTGCTGGGTGTGGAAACCGAGGCCGAGCCGGCCGTCGACATCTCCCTTCCCTTGAGCAGGACTGCCAGCCGATGA
- a CDS encoding dipeptidase: MFTRTLLCLALASPWALADSPAQALHQRLIVLDSHLDTPMQLARPGWDITQRHRYQDDLSQVDLPRMKEGGLDGGFWAIFTPQGPLTAEGRALASEHGLAVLARIRDLLGAHPDDFALALTAGDVPAIVARGQRVVFISMENAQPLAADPARLHTYYRQGLRMLGLVHSANNDFADSATALPQWRGLSPAGRELVAEANRLGILLDVSHASDQVFDQVLALSRAPIIASHSSSRAITAHPRNLDDRRLRQLAARGGVVQVNSFPSDLINLAPNPERDKALGPLYREFRLAASMSPEQVADLAERIRQVEARYPQPRASLDDYLRHLLHILEVVGPDHVGIGADWDGGGGVQGLEDVAQLPRITQRLLAAGYSEADLAKIWGGNLLRVLDAAQAVGAGLPAKGR, translated from the coding sequence ATGTTTACCCGAACCTTGCTGTGCCTGGCGCTGGCCAGCCCCTGGGCCTTGGCCGACAGCCCCGCCCAAGCCCTGCACCAGCGCCTGATCGTGCTCGACAGCCACCTCGATACCCCCATGCAACTGGCCCGCCCCGGTTGGGACATCACCCAGCGCCATCGCTACCAGGACGACCTGTCCCAGGTCGATCTGCCACGGATGAAAGAGGGCGGCCTGGACGGCGGTTTCTGGGCCATTTTCACCCCCCAGGGGCCGCTCACCGCCGAAGGCCGGGCCCTGGCCAGCGAACATGGGCTGGCGGTGCTGGCGCGGATCCGCGACCTGCTGGGCGCCCACCCCGATGATTTCGCCCTGGCCCTGACGGCTGGCGATGTACCGGCCATCGTCGCCCGTGGCCAGCGTGTGGTTTTCATCAGCATGGAAAACGCCCAGCCCCTGGCCGCCGATCCGGCACGCTTGCACACCTATTACCGCCAGGGCCTGCGCATGCTCGGCCTGGTGCACTCGGCCAACAACGATTTCGCCGACTCGGCCACCGCCCTGCCGCAGTGGCGCGGCCTGAGCCCGGCGGGCCGGGAGCTGGTGGCCGAGGCCAATCGCCTGGGGATACTGCTGGATGTCTCCCATGCCTCGGACCAGGTGTTCGACCAGGTCCTGGCGCTGTCGAGGGCGCCGATCATTGCCTCCCATTCCAGCAGCCGTGCAATCACCGCCCATCCACGCAACCTGGATGACCGGCGCCTGCGGCAACTGGCGGCCAGGGGCGGTGTGGTGCAGGTCAACAGCTTTCCCAGCGACCTGATCAACCTTGCGCCCAATCCCGAGCGGGACAAGGCCCTAGGGCCGTTGTACCGCGAGTTCCGCCTGGCGGCGAGCATGAGCCCGGAACAGGTGGCGGACCTGGCCGAACGCATTCGCCAGGTCGAAGCCCGCTACCCGCAGCCCAGGGCCAGCCTGGACGATTACCTGCGCCATCTGCTGCACATCCTGGAAGTGGTCGGCCCGGATCATGTGGGCATCGGCGCCGACTGGGACGGCGGTGGTGGGGTACAGGGGCTCGAAGATGTCGCGCAACTGCCACGGATTACCCAGCGCCTGTTGGCGGCGGGCTACAGCGAAGCGGACCTGGCGAAGATCTGGGGCGGCAACTTGTTGCGCGTTCTCGACGCCGCCCAGGCCGTAGGAGCCGGCTTGCCGGCGAAGGGGCGCTGA
- a CDS encoding LysR family transcriptional regulator, whose product MKIDDLNAFVAVIRCQTISQAADALQLTQPAITRRVQNFEEALGVELLDRNTKPLKPTSMGLRVYGQCLEVLRSIDALNELVANDGAPSGALRIGVPQTIGDVVLLDALSQLKALYPQLQTSVATGWGSHLLSKVENGELDVVAALFPAGKVFPEGVVGRSLGSMNLVVVAAKGEVRKRSCKLADCYQRGWVLNPDGCGFRAGLQRALSAQGLSLQINLETFGTELQLGLIANGLGYGLVPLPLLENSSHRDKLEIVPVSDFKPVIDLWLVHPRFLGNLQEPVSMFGEMVAARVGKAAP is encoded by the coding sequence AATCCGCTGCCAGACCATCAGCCAGGCGGCCGATGCCCTGCAGTTGACCCAGCCAGCCATTACCCGCCGGGTGCAGAATTTCGAGGAAGCCCTGGGGGTGGAATTGCTGGACCGCAACACCAAGCCGCTCAAGCCCACCAGCATGGGCTTGCGGGTCTATGGCCAGTGCCTGGAAGTGCTGCGCAGCATCGACGCGCTGAATGAACTGGTGGCCAATGACGGCGCCCCCAGTGGTGCCCTGCGCATCGGCGTGCCGCAGACCATCGGCGATGTGGTGCTGCTCGATGCCCTGAGCCAGTTGAAGGCGCTGTATCCGCAGTTGCAGACCTCGGTGGCCACGGGCTGGGGCAGCCACCTGTTGAGCAAGGTCGAGAACGGTGAGCTGGATGTGGTGGCGGCGCTGTTTCCCGCTGGCAAGGTCTTCCCCGAAGGGGTGGTGGGCCGTTCCCTGGGCAGCATGAACCTGGTGGTGGTGGCGGCCAAGGGCGAGGTGCGCAAGCGCTCGTGCAAACTGGCCGACTGTTACCAGCGCGGCTGGGTGCTGAACCCGGACGGCTGCGGCTTTCGTGCCGGCCTGCAACGGGCGCTGAGCGCACAGGGGCTGTCGTTGCAGATCAACCTGGAAACCTTCGGCACCGAGCTGCAACTGGGGTTGATCGCCAATGGCCTGGGCTATGGCCTGGTGCCGCTGCCGCTGCTGGAAAACAGCAGCCATCGGGACAAGCTGGAGATCGTCCCGGTCAGCGACTTCAAGCCGGTGATCGACCTGTGGCTGGTCCACCCGCGGTTCCTCGGCAACCTGCAAGAGCCGGTGAGCATGTTCGGCGAGATGGTCGCCGCCCGCGTCGGCAAGGCTGCGCCGTAG
- a CDS encoding RidA family protein translates to MSLKNTVVGLGLLFAASSSWAAGIQRVPSSYPNSPILQSVTLPANSEVTYLSGLLPDPVDPKASKEQIHAEGNTEAQARVVLRKVETILASQGLTLGDVVQLRIYLVGDPALGGKLDFDGLQVAFREFFGTQKQPLKPARTTVQVAGLVLPGALIEVETVAARAR, encoded by the coding sequence ATGTCTTTGAAAAACACCGTCGTAGGGCTGGGGCTGTTGTTCGCCGCCAGCAGCAGTTGGGCCGCGGGAATCCAGCGCGTGCCGTCCAGCTACCCCAATTCGCCGATCCTGCAATCGGTGACCCTGCCCGCCAACAGCGAGGTGACCTACCTCTCCGGGCTGCTGCCGGACCCGGTGGACCCCAAGGCGTCCAAGGAGCAGATCCACGCCGAGGGCAACACCGAGGCCCAGGCCCGGGTGGTGCTGCGCAAGGTGGAGACGATCCTCGCCAGCCAGGGCCTGACCCTGGGGGACGTGGTGCAACTGCGCATCTACCTGGTAGGGGACCCGGCCCTGGGCGGCAAGCTGGATTTCGACGGCCTGCAAGTGGCCTTCCGCGAGTTCTTCGGCACCCAGAAGCAGCCGCTCAAGCCCGCCCGGACCACGGTGCAAGTGGCGGGGCTGGTGCTGCCCGGCGCCTTGATCGAAGTCGAAACCGTTGCCGCCCGAGCGCGCTGA
- a CDS encoding flavin monoamine oxidase family protein produces the protein MPLTRRQLIARIAAVGGVQAASAVMGLFGASATAEAFEENYAALPTAALGKGASVVVIGAGIGGLVSAYELSKAGFKVTLLEARDRVGGRNWTVRGGDRVEYSDGSTQVAQFGEGFYLNAGAGRLPSHHQLMLGYCRELGVELEVLVNTSRNALVRPDLDQPALQIRQAVNDSRGHFSELLAKAVNRHALDQELTPADRSNLLSFLKTWGDLSDKLEYLGSARSGYKVWPGAGDQLAQKNDPLPLQTLLNPALTTALMIDEYPEFSPTMFQPVGGMDRIPQAFARRLKGQLRLHSEVRSISNQADSAEVVYLDRRTGRTHNLKADYVISSLPLPLLAKVQNNFSAPVRQAIGAVQFGYANKVAWQSRRFWESQYQIYGGLSFINQEASGLWYPSGGFNQAEGVLVAAYNNGETARRFGEKTLAQQIEISRQAVELLHPGHSQELRNPLVIAWSKIPYNFGPWISHEVAEPDYGLLNQPQGRVYLTSDGLAHSGVGIWQEAAAGAARRVVRQLFQRAQGSSLQQTA, from the coding sequence ATGCCACTGACCAGAAGACAATTGATCGCCCGTATTGCCGCTGTCGGCGGGGTCCAGGCGGCGAGTGCGGTCATGGGCCTGTTCGGCGCCAGCGCAACGGCCGAAGCGTTCGAGGAAAACTACGCGGCGCTGCCCACGGCGGCGCTGGGCAAGGGGGCCAGCGTGGTGGTGATCGGCGCCGGGATCGGTGGCCTGGTCAGCGCCTACGAGTTGAGCAAGGCCGGGTTCAAGGTGACCTTGCTGGAAGCCCGGGACCGGGTCGGCGGGCGCAACTGGACGGTGCGTGGTGGCGATCGGGTGGAGTACAGCGACGGCAGCACCCAGGTCGCGCAATTCGGGGAGGGGTTCTACCTCAATGCCGGGGCCGGCCGTCTGCCCAGCCACCATCAGTTGATGCTCGGCTACTGCCGCGAGCTGGGGGTGGAGCTGGAGGTGCTGGTCAATACCAGCCGCAACGCCCTGGTGCGTCCGGACCTTGACCAGCCGGCGTTGCAGATCCGCCAGGCGGTCAATGACAGCCGCGGGCATTTTTCCGAGCTGCTGGCCAAGGCCGTCAATCGCCATGCCCTGGATCAGGAGCTGACACCAGCCGATCGCAGCAACCTGCTGAGTTTCCTGAAAACCTGGGGTGATCTTTCCGACAAGCTGGAGTACCTGGGTTCGGCCCGCTCCGGCTACAAGGTCTGGCCCGGCGCCGGCGACCAGCTGGCGCAGAAGAATGATCCGCTGCCGTTGCAGACCCTGCTCAACCCGGCGCTGACCACGGCGTTGATGATCGACGAATACCCGGAGTTCTCGCCCACCATGTTCCAGCCGGTGGGGGGCATGGACCGCATTCCCCAGGCCTTTGCCCGGCGCCTGAAAGGCCAGTTGCGGCTGCACAGCGAGGTGCGCTCCATCAGCAACCAGGCCGACAGCGCCGAAGTGGTCTATCTGGACCGGCGCACCGGCCGCACCCACAACCTCAAGGCCGACTACGTGATCAGCAGCCTGCCCCTGCCGCTGCTGGCCAAGGTGCAGAACAACTTCAGCGCCCCGGTGCGCCAGGCCATCGGCGCGGTGCAGTTCGGCTACGCCAACAAGGTGGCCTGGCAGTCGCGGCGCTTCTGGGAAAGCCAGTACCAGATCTACGGCGGGCTGTCGTTCATCAACCAGGAAGCCTCCGGGCTGTGGTACCCCAGCGGCGGTTTCAACCAGGCCGAAGGGGTGCTGGTGGCGGCCTACAACAACGGCGAAACCGCCCGACGGTTCGGGGAGAAAACCCTGGCCCAGCAGATCGAGATTTCCCGTCAGGCGGTGGAGCTCCTGCACCCCGGGCACAGCCAGGAACTGCGCAATCCGCTGGTGATTGCCTGGAGCAAGATCCCCTACAACTTCGGCCCCTGGATCAGCCATGAAGTGGCCGAGCCGGACTACGGCCTGCTCAACCAGCCCCAGGGCCGGGTCTACCTCACCAGCGACGGCCTGGCCCACAGCGGCGTGGGCATCTGGCAGGAAGCCGCCGCCGGCGCGGCGCGGCGGGTGGTGCGGCAACTTTTCCAACGGGCGCAAGGCTCGTCGCTACAGCAAACGGCCTGA
- a CDS encoding ABC transporter permease, whose translation MPAPAPLTSSRRWAERPGYQLLGNLLLRLVSPLLLLLVWELASRSGLLPARIIAAPSTIGGTLWQMLGSGELAGHLWVSLKRALSGLAIGVSLGTLLALVAGLSRRGELAIDSPMQMLRTLPFLAIVPLFILWFGVGETPKIALIALGTTFPIYLTLFSGIRSLDPKLVEAATLLGLKRWELIVHVILPGALPAFFVGLRYAFGISWLGLVVVEQINASAGIGYLVNDARDFMRTDVIVICLLVYSVLGLGIDGLVRGLERCALAWRPTFIRN comes from the coding sequence ATGCCTGCGCCAGCCCCCCTCACCTCGTCCCGTCGCTGGGCCGAGCGCCCCGGATACCAACTCCTGGGCAACCTGCTGCTGCGCCTGGTCAGCCCGTTGCTGCTTCTGCTGGTGTGGGAACTGGCCTCGCGCAGCGGGCTGTTGCCGGCGCGGATCATCGCCGCTCCCAGTACCATCGGCGGCACCCTGTGGCAGATGCTCGGCAGCGGCGAACTGGCCGGGCACCTGTGGGTGTCCCTCAAGCGCGCCCTCAGTGGCCTGGCCATCGGTGTCAGCCTGGGCACGCTCCTGGCCCTGGTGGCCGGGTTGTCCCGGCGCGGCGAGCTCGCCATCGATTCCCCCATGCAGATGCTGCGCACCCTGCCGTTCCTGGCCATAGTGCCGCTGTTCATTCTCTGGTTCGGCGTGGGCGAGACGCCGAAGATCGCGCTGATCGCCCTGGGCACTACCTTTCCTATCTACCTCACGCTGTTTTCCGGCATTCGCAGCCTCGATCCCAAGCTGGTGGAGGCCGCGACCCTGCTGGGCCTCAAACGCTGGGAACTGATCGTCCACGTGATCCTGCCCGGGGCTCTGCCGGCGTTCTTCGTCGGCCTGCGCTATGCCTTCGGCATCAGTTGGCTGGGGCTGGTGGTGGTGGAGCAGATCAACGCCAGCGCCGGTATCGGCTACCTGGTCAACGACGCGCGGGACTTCATGCGCACCGACGTGATCGTCATCTGCCTCCTGGTCTACAGCGTGCTCGGCCTGGGCATCGACGGGCTGGTGCGCGGCCTCGAACGTTGCGCCCTGGCCTGGCGCCCGACCTTTATCAGGAACTGA
- a CDS encoding class II aldolase/adducin family protein, translating to MTAHFRPAVYDLPRDGHTVFRWEHPPQQATVELERLQRKQSLAAAFRVFARLGFDMGGAGHITVRDPGRPDHFWVNPVGVYFGHVRVRDLLLVNPEGAVIEGEGALNLAAFAIHAALHEAHPEVVAAAHAHSLYGKAWSSLGRLLDPLTQDACAFYERHGLFDNFSGVVLEASEGARIAAALAGRKALILQNHGLLTVGETVEAAVWRFIAMDNAAQTQLLAEAAGTPRPIPHEVARHTARQVGTEFGGWFSFQPYRERIVREEPDFLD from the coding sequence ATGACCGCACATTTTCGCCCCGCGGTGTATGACTTGCCCCGCGATGGCCATACGGTTTTTCGCTGGGAGCATCCGCCCCAGCAGGCCACCGTCGAGCTGGAGCGCCTGCAGCGCAAGCAGAGCCTGGCCGCGGCGTTCCGGGTGTTCGCCCGGCTGGGGTTCGACATGGGCGGCGCCGGGCATATCACGGTGCGTGACCCGGGGCGCCCGGACCATTTCTGGGTCAACCCGGTGGGGGTGTATTTCGGCCATGTACGGGTCCGCGACCTGTTGCTGGTCAACCCCGAAGGGGCGGTGATCGAAGGCGAGGGCGCGTTGAACCTGGCGGCGTTCGCCATCCATGCGGCGCTGCATGAAGCCCATCCCGAGGTGGTCGCCGCGGCCCATGCCCATTCGCTGTACGGCAAGGCCTGGTCGAGCCTGGGGCGCTTGCTCGATCCGCTGACCCAGGACGCCTGCGCTTTCTATGAAAGGCACGGGCTGTTCGACAACTTTTCCGGGGTGGTGCTGGAGGCCAGCGAGGGCGCGCGGATCGCCGCCGCACTGGCGGGGCGCAAGGCGCTGATCCTGCAGAACCACGGCCTGCTCACCGTGGGTGAAACCGTCGAGGCGGCGGTGTGGCGCTTCATCGCCATGGACAACGCCGCCCAGACTCAACTGCTGGCGGAAGCTGCCGGCACCCCGCGGCCCATTCCCCATGAGGTGGCGCGCCACACCGCACGCCAGGTCGGCACCGAGTTTGGCGGCTGGTTCAGTTTCCAGCCTTACCGCGAGCGGATTGTGCGCGAAGAACCAGACTTTCTCGATTAA
- a CDS encoding acyl-CoA dehydrogenase family protein, which translates to MSLSSVQPSPSVSRPVPDPDSSEFADLLQQLSEEFAATAAHYDRHSEFPHANLQRLHQHGLLALTVPRALGGSEATLAQARRVIGAVARGEPSTALVLVMQYLQHTRLQQNTAWPLHLRQRVAREAVQEGALINALRVEPDLGTPARGGLPATLARRVEGGWLLSGRKIYSTGIPGLTWLAVWARSDEAEPQVGTWLVHRDSPGISVEETWDHLGMRATGSHDVIFDEVFVPEEQAVDIQPAHVPRPSELDSKGVLWLAVLLSAIYDGVARAARDWLLGWLAQRAPANLGAPLSSLPRFQELIGRIDALLLNNRVLLDAAAEGRIAPGEATQIKYLVTSNAISAVELGIEAIGNPGLARGNPIERHYRDVLCSRIHTPQNDAILGAVGRAAFALPSRGAQA; encoded by the coding sequence ATGAGCCTTTCCAGCGTGCAACCGTCTCCGTCCGTGTCCCGTCCCGTCCCTGATCCAGACTCCAGCGAGTTCGCCGACCTGCTGCAGCAACTGAGTGAAGAATTCGCCGCCACCGCAGCGCACTACGACCGTCACAGCGAATTTCCCCACGCCAACCTGCAACGCCTGCACCAGCATGGCCTGCTGGCCCTGACCGTGCCCCGGGCCCTGGGCGGCAGCGAGGCGACCCTGGCCCAGGCGCGACGAGTGATAGGCGCCGTGGCCCGGGGCGAGCCTTCCACCGCGCTGGTGCTGGTGATGCAGTACCTGCAGCACACGCGCCTGCAACAGAACACGGCCTGGCCGCTGCACCTGCGCCAGCGCGTGGCCCGGGAGGCGGTGCAAGAGGGTGCCCTGATCAACGCCCTGCGGGTCGAGCCGGACCTGGGTACGCCGGCCCGGGGCGGTTTGCCGGCGACCCTGGCACGACGGGTCGAGGGTGGCTGGCTGCTCAGCGGGCGCAAGATCTACTCCACCGGCATTCCCGGGCTGACCTGGCTGGCGGTCTGGGCCCGCAGTGACGAGGCCGAGCCGCAAGTGGGTACCTGGCTGGTCCACCGTGACAGCCCCGGGATCAGCGTCGAGGAAACCTGGGACCACCTGGGCATGCGCGCCACCGGCAGCCACGACGTGATCTTCGATGAGGTGTTCGTGCCCGAGGAACAGGCGGTGGATATCCAACCGGCCCACGTGCCCCGGCCCTCCGAGCTGGACAGCAAGGGCGTGCTCTGGCTGGCGGTGCTGCTCTCGGCCATCTACGACGGCGTGGCCCGGGCCGCGCGCGACTGGCTGCTGGGCTGGCTGGCCCAGCGTGCCCCGGCCAACCTTGGCGCACCGTTGTCGAGCCTGCCGCGCTTTCAGGAACTGATCGGGCGCATCGACGCCTTGCTGCTCAACAACCGGGTGCTGCTCGATGCCGCCGCCGAAGGGCGGATCGCCCCGGGGGAGGCGACCCAGATCAAATACCTGGTGACCAGCAACGCCATCAGCGCCGTGGAGCTGGGCATCGAAGCCATCGGCAACCCCGGGCTGGCCCGGGGCAACCCCATCGAGCGGCATTACCGCGATGTGCTGTGCAGCCGCATTCATACCCCGCAGAACGACGCGATTCTCGGTGCCGTGGGGCGCGCCGCCTTTGCCTTGCCCAGCCGCGGAGCCCAGGCGTGA
- a CDS encoding ABC transporter substrate-binding protein has translation MQRRHFLQLSALAGLAAALPRLGLGASVDLSGVTLNVATYKGAAPSFFAEAGIEPPPYKVKYAEFTGGNLSFEALVSGTLDISPMSEIPPIFGIKNHAPVKLIAVLTGDVNNQAFIVPKGSAVQSVAELKGKRIGYIRSTSSHYFLLKALKEQGLGFADIVPMALTAQDGFAAFQNGALDAWVSFGYFIQLAELRAGARVLKTGQGYLSGNYVIAANQQSIADPAKHAAITDYILREYRSWQWIASHPEEWATRSAQILGMPREVFLAQYRAQSGPRLLQPVDDAAVKSQQDVADLFFEAGVLPQQLDVSGLWDRSFHWT, from the coding sequence ATGCAGCGTCGTCATTTTCTCCAACTCTCGGCCCTGGCCGGTCTGGCCGCCGCCTTGCCGCGCCTGGGCCTGGGAGCCTCCGTGGACCTGTCCGGGGTCACCCTGAACGTCGCCACCTACAAGGGGGCGGCGCCGAGCTTCTTTGCCGAGGCGGGCATCGAGCCGCCGCCCTACAAGGTCAAGTACGCTGAGTTCACCGGCGGCAACCTGAGCTTCGAGGCCCTGGTCAGCGGCACCCTGGACATCTCGCCGATGAGCGAGATCCCGCCGATCTTCGGGATCAAGAACCACGCCCCGGTGAAGCTGATCGCGGTGCTCACCGGCGACGTCAACAACCAGGCCTTCATCGTGCCCAAGGGCTCTGCAGTGCAGTCGGTGGCCGAGCTCAAGGGCAAGCGCATCGGTTATATCCGCTCCACCAGTTCCCATTACTTTCTGCTCAAGGCGCTGAAGGAGCAGGGCCTGGGCTTTGCCGATATCGTGCCCATGGCGTTGACTGCGCAGGACGGTTTCGCCGCGTTCCAGAACGGTGCCCTGGATGCCTGGGTCAGCTTCGGCTACTTCATCCAGCTGGCGGAACTGCGGGCCGGGGCCCGGGTATTGAAGACCGGCCAGGGCTACCTGTCCGGCAACTACGTGATCGCCGCCAACCAGCAGAGCATCGCCGACCCGGCCAAGCACGCGGCGATCACCGACTACATCCTGCGCGAGTACCGCTCCTGGCAGTGGATTGCCAGCCACCCCGAGGAATGGGCGACCAGGAGCGCGCAGATTCTCGGCATGCCCCGGGAAGTGTTCCTTGCCCAGTACCGGGCCCAGAGCGGCCCGCGCCTGCTGCAACCGGTGGACGACGCAGCGGTGAAATCCCAGCAGGACGTGGCCGACCTGTTCTTCGAGGCCGGCGTGCTGCCCCAGCAACTGGATGTATCCGGCCTGTGGGACCGCAGCTTCCACTGGACCTGA